The Cellvibrio zantedeschiae genomic sequence CCCTGTGCAATCAAGTTGGATACAGGCATGGCTCGCCTCGGCTTGACCGAAGGTGAGTTTGTAAAATTATTGGCGATAGCACCGGATTCGCCCTTGCTCAATCCAGTTCTGTTTATGAGTCATCTCGCTTGTGCAGATGAGGCTGCTCATCCTTTAAATGATGATCAGTTAAAACGTTTTAGTTCGGCAGTAACAAAAATAAAAACGATTTTTCCGAAGATTAAAACTAGCTTGGCTAATTCTTCGGGTACTTTTTTAGGTGAAGCCTATCATTTTGACATGGTGCGAATCGGTGCTGCCCTGTATGGCATAAACCCTCAGCCGGGTTCTATCAATCCACTGCAGAATGTTATCGATTTGAAACTACCGGTCTTGCAAATCCGCGAAACTGAACAACCTTCATCGGTGGGTTATGGTGCTACAGCATCAGTCAAAGCGGGCACGCGTTTGGCCGTGGTCGCAGGGGGCTATGCCGACGGAATTAATCGCAGTTTAGGTTCTGCCCCAGAGGGGCGGGCGGCAGGTGTTGAAGTAAGAGCTGTAGGTCGACTATCCATGGACTCGTGTATTTTTGATATTACCTCTGTTGAAGGTGATCCTGCTTATATTGACGTCATTAATCATGAGCTGACTTTGGACTATTTGATGAGCGTGAATAAAACGCTCGGTTATGAGGTGCTAACGAGCCTCGGCCGCCGCTACCAGCGCCGCTATATTTCTTCTGGAACAAATAATGAATAGCGATGCTGCTGATTTGCCGCCCATGGCCTTATTGCAGCTATTGGCTGATGGCAAAAATCATTCTGGCCAGGAAATGGCGAAGCATTTAAATGTCAGTCGCACAGCTATTTGGAAGCAACTCGCTAAACTAGAGGCCTTGGGGCTTGAGCTCTTATCCCAATCGGGCAAGGGCTATTGTTTGGTTGGTGGTTTGGAGTTGTTGGATGAAGGCATCATTCGTAAAGAGATGGCTCACACCGCGTCAGAATGCCTTAATAAACTCTCAGTTTTAACCTCTATAGATTCGACTAACGCATTTCTCATGCGTCAGGAACCGGCGCCGGGAATTAGTGCTTGTTTTGCAGAGTACCAAACCGCTGGGCGTGGTCGTCGTGGTCGCCAATGGGTGAGCCCCTTTGCAAGTAATATTTATCTCTCGCTGAGATTGTCAAACAATAGCGGCTTGGGGGCTTTTGAGGGGATTAGCCTGGCTGTTGGTGTTGCAGTCGCACGGGCTTTGAATGAGCTCAATATTGGCGATGTGCAATTAAAATGGCCCAATGATGTGTTATGGTCCGGCAGAAAGCTCGGTGGGATTCTCATTGAGGTTGTTGGAGATCCATCCGGTGTTTGCCATTTGGTGGTGGGATTGGGATTGAATCTCAAAACAGAAAAATCCATGGCGCAGGCGATTGATCAACCGTGGGTGGCGCTAGATAGTATCCTGACTGAACCGCCAAGCCGAAACCACGTGGCCAGCTGTTTGCTCAACCACATAGTGCCGCTTTTAAATACTTACGAAGTCCAAGGCTTTTCTGCCTATAAGTCGGAATGGGAAGGCCTTAATGCACAGGCTAACCAAGCCGTCGATTTATTTATGGGCGACAATCGGACATCTGGCATTATGCGAGGCGTAAATTCATCAGGAGCGCTCTTGTTGGAAACGGATAAGGGTTTGGAGATTTTTCACGGTGGCGAAGTTTCTTTGAGGGTCGCTCGGTGATATTGGAGTTGGATTGCGGCAATACGCGGGTTAAGTGGCGGGTGCGCGACCACCATAAAACCCTTATGCGCGGCATGTTTCTTACCGGGGAAGGATTTCACCCATCCACGACCGCTGAATTGGCAGACGCAAATATTGAGCAAGTCTTGGTTGGTTCGGTGTTAAGTGACGATTACGCGCGCAAGCTGGCGGCCTGGTCAATCTCTCATTTAGGTGTAAACCCCCAATTTGCGGTAAGTGAGCCCCACTGTAATGGTGTGGTTAACGGTTATCAGCAGCCTGAGAAATTGGGCGTAGATCGCTGGTTGGCGATTCTGGCGGCTAAGGCAAAAGATCCCTCGGCATGTGTGATCGTGGACTGCGGGAGCGCCATAACTGTTGATCTCGTCACATCTCAGGGAGAGCATTTAGGTGGTTATATAGCACCTGGGTTAAGGTTGATGCGCGAAGCGCTCGCAACCAAAACTTCGGCCATTAAACTGGGGCAGATCGGCTACCCCGAAAACGATTTTCCGGGTCGCAATACAGTGCTGGCTATTAAATCCGCTGAGCTGGCGATGATTGCTGGCTTGGTTGAGCATGCGAAATCAATTTTGCGTAACTACGATAGTCATGGAGCGCATCTGCTGGTGACGGGCGGCGACGGCGAGTGGTTGGTTAGCATGCTGAAAGAGGGGGCCTATCACGAAGATTTGGTGATGGATGGGTTAGATATAGCCTTGGCTGAAGTCAAAACATAAAAGGCGGAATCAATGAGATTGATCTTTATAGTGCTGTTGCTCGGCAATGTCGCGTTTTTTCTTACCCAATTTTTCGGGGGATCGGCGCCGGTGGATGCCAAGCCTGCTGTGGTCGAGCACAGAAATTTCGGTAATTTACAAACGATTGCCGAGCGCGACGCAAAAGGCAAGCAGTCTGCAAAAGAATCCCGAAAGAAGGAGCCTGAGGCTCCGTCGGGTGCTGCCGTGAGCGATTCTGAAAAATGTGAACTTATTGGTCCCTTCGCCGAACTTCTCCATGCGGAATATTTGGTTGAGCGTTTAACTGCGCTGGAAGTTGCATCTTCCATTAAGCAAGTAGAGATCGCCGACGGTAAAAATTATTTGGTGTATTTAAAGCCTGAAATGTCAGAAAAAGAAGCTTTGAGGCGTTTGAGTGAGATTCAGCAATCCAAGGCGATTGATAGCTACATAATTCCGAGTGGCGAGCTGGCAAATGGCATTTCGTTTGGGCAATTTGCCAGCGAAAAGGAGGCGTCGGATAAGGCAGAACAGATTCGAGCCCAAGGCTATGCTGCTGAAATAAAAGAGATTCCTAAGAGTCATAATGAGACCTGGGTGGAGGTTCATCAAAAAGTTGGGCAGAAAGTAAGCGAAGAAAAGTGGTTGAGCCTCCTTAAAGAAGAAAAAGCTATAGAAAGACGACAAAATTACTGCTTGGGTGTTGCGCGCTGATAAAACTTTCTCTAATATTCGCGCCTCCACATTAGACGGTGGTTGTGAAAAGGCTGGCGTAGCTCAGTAGGTAGAGCAGCTGACTTGTAATCAGCCGGTCGGGGGTTCAATTCCTCTCGCCAGCTCCATTTCTTAACTTGTCTAGTGTGATGCAATGTAAGTGATTGCATTCGCAACGCGCGAGCTTCGATGGTTCGAATCCATCCCCCTGCACCATATTTATATCATTTGAATCCTGAATTCAGGTGAGCAAAAAGTAAGTTAGGCATCGCTGAGCTAAATGTGTTTAGCGGGTATGGTTCAATGGTAGAACCTCAGCCTTCCAAGCTGATGGCGCGGGTTCGATTCCCGCTACCCGCTCCATATTCTTATATGGAGAATGCTTGAAGAATATGCTTTTGTAGCTCAGTTGGTAGAGCACACCCTTGGTAAGGGTGAGGTCGGCAGTTCGAATCTGCTCAAAAGCTCCATATCTGCTGCGAGGGAGAACCTTTGCGGCTTT encodes the following:
- the birA gene encoding bifunctional biotin--[acetyl-CoA-carboxylase] ligase/biotin operon repressor BirA, with amino-acid sequence MNSDAADLPPMALLQLLADGKNHSGQEMAKHLNVSRTAIWKQLAKLEALGLELLSQSGKGYCLVGGLELLDEGIIRKEMAHTASECLNKLSVLTSIDSTNAFLMRQEPAPGISACFAEYQTAGRGRRGRQWVSPFASNIYLSLRLSNNSGLGAFEGISLAVGVAVARALNELNIGDVQLKWPNDVLWSGRKLGGILIEVVGDPSGVCHLVVGLGLNLKTEKSMAQAIDQPWVALDSILTEPPSRNHVASCLLNHIVPLLNTYEVQGFSAYKSEWEGLNAQANQAVDLFMGDNRTSGIMRGVNSSGALLLETDKGLEIFHGGEVSLRVAR
- the alr gene encoding alanine racemase, yielding MISSTGVLTIDLSAIQSNWLQVAAMLNGRAECAAVVKADAYSVGAGEVAAALYASGCRSFYLATLHEAKQLRQVLPQDTILYVLGGVREGTEAALVELNLIPVLYSLPTINRWLDFCQSREQAFPCAIKLDTGMARLGLTEGEFVKLLAIAPDSPLLNPVLFMSHLACADEAAHPLNDDQLKRFSSAVTKIKTIFPKIKTSLANSSGTFLGEAYHFDMVRIGAALYGINPQPGSINPLQNVIDLKLPVLQIRETEQPSSVGYGATASVKAGTRLAVVAGGYADGINRSLGSAPEGRAAGVEVRAVGRLSMDSCIFDITSVEGDPAYIDVINHELTLDYLMSVNKTLGYEVLTSLGRRYQRRYISSGTNNE
- a CDS encoding type III pantothenate kinase translates to MILELDCGNTRVKWRVRDHHKTLMRGMFLTGEGFHPSTTAELADANIEQVLVGSVLSDDYARKLAAWSISHLGVNPQFAVSEPHCNGVVNGYQQPEKLGVDRWLAILAAKAKDPSACVIVDCGSAITVDLVTSQGEHLGGYIAPGLRLMREALATKTSAIKLGQIGYPENDFPGRNTVLAIKSAELAMIAGLVEHAKSILRNYDSHGAHLLVTGGDGEWLVSMLKEGAYHEDLVMDGLDIALAEVKT